One window of the Streptomyces sp. TS71-3 genome contains the following:
- a CDS encoding serine/threonine-protein kinase: MTNDGGNQDEPTSYGLRPPQAPPVQPVPGQGAYGSYQPTQGPGGGAGGGNGTPAQGPAGNPGQPGHPGQPEYPPHPGQPEYPAHPGQPGPAQRPAQAPEGAGRLVGGRYQLLNRLGHGGMGTVWHARDTVVEREVAIKEPRLPDHLSEAERGTAYERMQREARAAARIEHPSVVTVHDVVVEQGRPWVVMELVRGQSLADRLQEGTLDPREAARIGVAVVGALQAAHDAGVLHRDVKPDNVLLGRGERVVLTDFGIAQVEGEQRLTETGVFVGSPEFISPERVLGQRPGPAADLWSLGVVLYAAVEGMSPFRRSNTPATLQAVLSAEPQSPARAGGALAMLVMQLLRKDPMARPPAPEVRQVLQGLAHPASEGTRLIPPHQRDANRWVPPVLQNDRRAQLGLGAGVVVVALALVLLLLDPFKGNELPKGWEVRPERETVAASLAVPSDYRRVPNDGTTAGVTFDDPSDVFHVYLTRVDNSTVDDPVEPTGAGWEKYYKGGGDNGTEFTPVKVAGRTTSYRQKKAYETTVTFTDYSDSSDDPVRHYRHQLLVPEGGTSKWYWRLEVDMPADGWAHPIGEQLYRDVVAHLDLDLDM; the protein is encoded by the coding sequence ATGACGAACGATGGGGGAAACCAGGACGAGCCCACCAGCTACGGGCTGAGGCCACCTCAGGCTCCGCCCGTCCAGCCGGTGCCGGGGCAGGGCGCCTACGGCTCGTACCAGCCCACCCAGGGCCCGGGCGGCGGAGCGGGTGGCGGGAACGGCACCCCCGCACAGGGCCCCGCGGGCAACCCGGGGCAGCCCGGACACCCGGGGCAGCCGGAGTACCCGCCGCACCCTGGGCAGCCCGAATACCCGGCGCATCCTGGGCAGCCGGGTCCCGCTCAGCGGCCCGCCCAGGCACCCGAGGGCGCCGGCCGGCTCGTCGGTGGTCGCTACCAGTTGCTGAACCGCCTCGGCCACGGCGGCATGGGCACCGTGTGGCACGCCCGGGACACCGTCGTGGAGCGCGAGGTGGCGATCAAGGAGCCCCGGCTGCCGGACCACCTGAGCGAGGCCGAGCGGGGGACCGCGTACGAGCGCATGCAGCGCGAGGCCCGTGCCGCCGCCCGGATCGAGCACCCCTCCGTGGTCACCGTGCACGACGTCGTCGTGGAGCAGGGCAGGCCCTGGGTGGTCATGGAGCTGGTGCGCGGCCAGTCGCTCGCGGACCGGCTGCAGGAGGGCACCCTCGACCCGCGGGAGGCCGCCCGGATCGGCGTAGCGGTCGTCGGCGCGCTCCAGGCCGCGCACGACGCGGGCGTGCTGCACCGTGACGTCAAGCCCGACAACGTCCTGCTCGGCCGGGGCGAGCGGGTCGTGCTCACCGACTTCGGCATCGCCCAGGTGGAGGGCGAGCAGCGGCTCACCGAGACGGGCGTGTTCGTCGGCTCACCGGAGTTCATCTCGCCGGAACGGGTGCTGGGCCAGCGCCCCGGGCCCGCCGCCGACCTCTGGTCCCTCGGCGTCGTGCTGTACGCGGCCGTGGAGGGCATGTCGCCGTTCCGCCGCTCGAACACCCCGGCCACGCTCCAGGCCGTGCTCTCCGCCGAGCCGCAGTCGCCCGCGCGCGCGGGCGGAGCGCTCGCCATGCTCGTCATGCAGTTGCTCCGCAAGGACCCGATGGCGCGCCCGCCCGCGCCGGAGGTCCGCCAGGTGCTTCAGGGCCTCGCGCACCCGGCGTCGGAGGGCACCCGCCTGATCCCGCCGCACCAGAGGGACGCCAACCGCTGGGTGCCCCCGGTGCTCCAGAACGACCGCAGGGCGCAGCTCGGCCTGGGCGCCGGCGTGGTGGTCGTGGCGCTCGCGCTCGTCCTGCTGCTGCTCGACCCGTTCAAGGGGAACGAGCTGCCCAAGGGCTGGGAGGTGCGGCCCGAGCGGGAGACCGTGGCGGCGTCGCTCGCCGTGCCGTCCGACTACCGGCGCGTCCCCAACGACGGCACGACCGCCGGCGTCACGTTCGACGACCCCAGCGACGTCTTCCACGTGTACCTCACCCGGGTGGACAACTCCACGGTCGACGACCCCGTCGAGCCGACCGGCGCGGGCTGGGAGAAGTACTACAAGGGCGGCGGCGACAACGGCACGGAGTTCACGCCGGTGAAGGTCGCCGGCAGGACGACGTCGTACCGCCAGAAGAAGGCGTACGAGACGACGGTGACCTTCACGGACTACAGCGACAGCAGCGACGACCCCGTGCGGCACTACCGCCACCAGCTCCTCGTCCCCGAGGGCGGCACCAGCAAGTGGTACTGGCGGCTGGAGGTCGACATGCCCGCGGACGGCTGGGCCCACCCCATCGGCGAGCAGCTCTACCGGGACGTCGTCGCCCACCTGGACCTGGACCTCGACATGTAG
- a CDS encoding succinic semialdehyde dehydrogenase: MTDTTDPTGSKAPAPPVDAEDAGAAAPATASPDTPGTPGTSGTNPVAPVPAGTRTASDVVTPELVARLVRDVVGSGSTACHTPFSGEKLADLPESTPEDVATAYERARAAQLAWAATPVRRRAAVLLRFHDLVLQREAEVLDLIQLETGKARLHAHEEVQGVLVTARHYGRGAAAYLRPKRRMGAVPTLTRVTELRHPRGVVGQIVPWNYPFELAVDDALPALVAGNAIVMKPDTETALTVLWARDLLIEAGLPAGVIQVVIGEGPVVGPAVVEHADYVSFTGSTRTGREVAQRAAARLVGASLELGGKNPMLVLHDADVDKAAAGAVRACFSSAGQLCISIERLYVHESVADAFLERFAARTKAMRLGAGLAYGAEMGSLAGERQLQTVQRHVTEAVEKGARLVAGGAARPDIGPYFYEPTILDGVESPMAVCGEETFGPVVSVYRFREEDEAVALANATPYGLNASVWTKDGARARRLAARLRCGSVNVNEGYAAAYGSVRSPMGGMRDSGLGRRHGADGIHKYTEPQTVAHQRLIPMAPAFGMDDAGYATFMSRSLRAMKALRLR, translated from the coding sequence ATGACCGACACGACGGACCCGACGGGCTCGAAGGCCCCCGCTCCCCCTGTGGACGCCGAGGACGCCGGGGCCGCGGCCCCCGCCACCGCGTCGCCGGACACGCCCGGCACGCCTGGCACGTCCGGCACCAACCCCGTCGCGCCCGTGCCCGCCGGCACCCGGACGGCCTCCGACGTGGTCACGCCGGAGCTGGTGGCCCGGCTGGTGCGCGACGTCGTCGGGTCGGGCAGTACCGCGTGCCACACGCCGTTCTCCGGTGAGAAGCTGGCGGACCTGCCCGAGTCGACGCCCGAGGACGTGGCCACCGCCTACGAGCGCGCCCGTGCCGCCCAGCTCGCCTGGGCCGCCACGCCCGTGCGCCGCCGTGCGGCCGTGCTGCTGCGCTTCCACGACCTCGTCCTCCAGCGCGAGGCCGAGGTGCTCGACCTGATCCAGCTGGAGACCGGCAAGGCGCGCCTGCACGCCCACGAGGAGGTGCAGGGCGTCCTCGTCACCGCCCGGCACTACGGCCGCGGGGCCGCCGCGTACCTGCGGCCGAAGCGGCGCATGGGCGCCGTGCCGACCCTGACCCGGGTGACGGAGCTGCGCCATCCACGCGGCGTGGTCGGGCAGATCGTGCCCTGGAACTACCCCTTCGAGCTGGCCGTCGACGACGCCCTGCCCGCCCTCGTCGCGGGCAACGCCATCGTCATGAAGCCCGACACGGAGACCGCGCTGACGGTCCTGTGGGCCCGCGACCTGCTGATCGAGGCGGGGCTGCCCGCCGGGGTGATCCAGGTGGTGATCGGCGAGGGCCCGGTGGTCGGGCCCGCGGTGGTCGAGCACGCGGACTACGTCTCGTTCACCGGCTCCACCCGCACCGGGCGCGAGGTCGCCCAGCGGGCCGCCGCCCGGCTGGTCGGCGCCTCGCTCGAACTCGGCGGCAAGAACCCGATGCTGGTCCTGCACGACGCGGACGTGGACAAGGCCGCCGCGGGTGCCGTGCGGGCCTGCTTCTCCTCGGCCGGGCAGCTCTGCATCTCCATCGAGCGGCTGTACGTGCACGAGTCCGTCGCGGACGCCTTCCTTGAGCGCTTCGCGGCCCGCACCAAGGCCATGCGGCTCGGCGCCGGGCTCGCCTACGGGGCCGAGATGGGCTCGCTGGCGGGCGAGCGGCAGCTCCAGACCGTCCAGCGGCACGTGACGGAGGCCGTCGAGAAGGGCGCACGGCTCGTCGCCGGCGGCGCGGCGAGGCCGGACATCGGCCCCTACTTCTACGAGCCGACGATCCTCGACGGGGTCGAGTCCCCGATGGCGGTGTGCGGCGAGGAGACCTTCGGGCCGGTCGTCTCCGTCTACCGCTTCCGCGAGGAGGACGAGGCGGTCGCTCTCGCCAACGCCACCCCGTACGGCCTCAACGCCTCGGTGTGGACCAAGGACGGCGCACGCGCCCGGCGCCTCGCCGCCCGGCTGCGCTGCGGCAGCGTCAACGTCAACGAGGGGTACGCCGCCGCCTACGGCAGCGTCCGCTCGCCCATGGGCGGCATGCGGGACTCCGGCCTCGGCCGCCGGCACGGCGCGGACGGCATCCACAAGTACACGGAGCCGCAGACCGTCGCCCACCAGCGCCTGATCCCCATGGCCCCGGCCTTCGGCATGGACGACGCCGGCTACGCGACGTTCATGAGCAGAAGCCTGCGCGCCATGAAGGCCCTCCGCCTGCGCTAG
- a CDS encoding GMC family oxidoreductase, with the protein MPEPPAEGATAGSEPAVGGEPAVGGEPAVDAEPAADPAPLAGSERPDYDVIVIGSGFGGSVTALRLTEKGYRVGVLEAGRRFTPETLPRNSWDIRNYLWAPSLGLYGIQRIHLLGKVMVLAGAGVGGGSLNYANTLYVPPKAFFDDPQWRDITDWRDELGPYYDQAQRMLGARLNPTMTPSDVHLKSTAEAMGVGESFHMAPVGVFFGDGADADRRVKVEPGTEVPDPYFGGAGPARRACTECGECMTGCRHGAKNTLTENYLHLAERAGAVIHPMTSVVAVTEDPRGGLEVRTVPTARRRGDGGRTFRAPRVVVAAGTYGTQTLLHQMRDEGLLPGISDRLGALTRTNSEALVGAQTDNRRYRQRHGHSKVDFTRGVAITSSIHPDEHTHIEPVRYGRGSNAMGSLTIVQVPYRPGGRVLGWLGNLARHPWLAIRSLSNRRWSERTIIGLVMQSLDNSLTTYRKPNGLGKGLLTARQGHGAPNPDQIREATQAASLLAEEINGFPGSNVGELMGTPLTAHFLGGCPIGDTAAKGVIDPYHRLFGHPSISVVDGAAVSANLGVNPSLTITAQAERAMAFWPNKGEDDPRPAQGEPYQRLEPVAPRSPVVPQDAFGALKLPFLGMPEVPPRAAGAPRGGEDRPVIGE; encoded by the coding sequence ATGCCCGAGCCCCCCGCCGAAGGCGCCACCGCGGGCAGCGAACCCGCCGTGGGCGGCGAACCCGCCGTGGGCGGCGAACCCGCCGTGGACGCCGAACCCGCCGCGGACCCCGCCCCCCTCGCGGGCAGCGAGCGCCCCGACTACGACGTCATAGTCATAGGCTCCGGCTTCGGAGGCTCCGTCACCGCCCTGCGCCTCACGGAGAAGGGCTACCGCGTCGGCGTCCTGGAAGCCGGCCGCCGCTTCACGCCCGAGACCCTGCCGCGCAACTCCTGGGACATCAGGAACTACCTGTGGGCCCCGTCCCTCGGCCTCTACGGCATCCAGCGCATCCACCTGCTCGGCAAGGTGATGGTGCTGGCCGGCGCGGGCGTCGGCGGCGGCTCGCTGAACTACGCCAACACCCTCTACGTTCCGCCGAAGGCGTTCTTCGACGACCCGCAGTGGAGGGACATCACCGACTGGCGGGACGAGCTCGGCCCGTACTACGACCAGGCGCAGCGGATGCTCGGGGCCCGGCTGAACCCGACCATGACGCCCTCGGACGTGCACCTGAAGTCGACGGCCGAGGCCATGGGGGTGGGGGAGTCCTTCCACATGGCGCCGGTCGGGGTGTTCTTCGGGGACGGCGCCGACGCGGACCGCCGGGTGAAGGTGGAGCCGGGTACGGAGGTTCCGGATCCGTACTTCGGCGGTGCGGGACCCGCGCGGCGGGCCTGCACCGAGTGCGGTGAGTGCATGACGGGCTGCCGGCACGGCGCCAAGAACACCCTCACCGAGAACTACCTCCACCTCGCGGAGCGCGCCGGCGCGGTCATCCACCCGATGACGTCGGTGGTCGCGGTCACCGAGGACCCGCGCGGCGGCCTCGAAGTGCGCACCGTGCCGACCGCCCGGCGCCGGGGGGACGGGGGCCGGACCTTCCGGGCGCCGCGGGTGGTGGTCGCCGCGGGCACCTACGGCACGCAGACGCTGCTGCACCAGATGCGCGACGAGGGCCTCCTGCCGGGCATCTCCGACCGCCTCGGCGCGCTCACCCGGACCAACTCCGAGGCGCTGGTGGGCGCGCAGACGGACAACCGCCGCTACCGCCAGAGGCACGGCCACAGCAAGGTCGACTTCACCCGGGGCGTGGCGATCACCTCGTCGATCCACCCGGACGAGCACACGCACATCGAGCCCGTCCGGTACGGCAGGGGGTCCAACGCCATGGGCAGCCTGACGATCGTCCAGGTGCCCTACCGGCCCGGCGGGCGGGTGCTGGGCTGGCTGGGCAACCTGGCCCGGCACCCCTGGCTGGCGATCCGCTCGCTGTCGAACCGGCGCTGGTCGGAGCGGACCATCATCGGCCTGGTGATGCAGTCGCTCGACAACTCCCTGACCACCTACCGCAAGCCGAACGGCCTGGGCAAGGGCCTGCTGACGGCGCGTCAGGGCCACGGCGCGCCCAACCCGGACCAGATCCGCGAGGCGACGCAGGCGGCCTCGCTGCTGGCCGAGGAGATCAACGGCTTCCCCGGCTCCAACGTCGGCGAGCTCATGGGCACCCCGCTCACCGCGCACTTCCTCGGCGGCTGCCCGATCGGCGACACCGCGGCGAAGGGCGTCATCGACCCCTACCACCGGCTCTTCGGGCATCCGTCGATCTCGGTCGTGGACGGCGCCGCGGTCTCGGCGAACCTGGGCGTCAACCCGTCGCTGACCATCACGGCGCAGGCCGAGCGCGCCATGGCGTTCTGGCCGAACAAGGGCGAGGACGATCCCCGTCCGGCGCAGGGCGAGCCCTACCAGCGGCTCGAACCGGTGGCCCCGAGGTCCCCGGTCGTGCCGCAGGACGCGTTCGGCGCGCTGAAGCTGCCGTTCCTGGGGATGCCGGAGGTGCCGCCGAGGGCGGCGGGGGCTCCGCGCGGGGGAGAGGACCGGCCGGTCATCGGGGAGTGA
- a CDS encoding chorismate mutase, whose amino-acid sequence MITGARARIDALDDAIIGLVQERMAVSTVIQESRIASGGRRVNLSREMAVLGHYRDALGKPGTSLAMTLLELCRGRI is encoded by the coding sequence GTGATCACCGGTGCGCGTGCCCGCATCGACGCGCTCGACGACGCGATCATCGGCCTCGTCCAGGAGCGCATGGCGGTCTCGACGGTCATCCAGGAGTCCCGTATCGCCTCGGGAGGCCGCCGGGTGAACCTCTCGCGCGAGATGGCCGTGCTCGGCCACTACAGGGACGCGCTCGGCAAGCCGGGCACGTCCCTCGCCATGACGCTGCTCGAACTGTGCCGCGGCCGCATCTGA
- a CDS encoding PadR family transcriptional regulator, which produces MSLRHALLGLLVDRPASGYDLMKLFDDSLANVWPATQSQMYGELGRMAAAGLVDVSAEGPRRRKEYTLTDQGLAELREWMSEPERPQPRRSRLLLKVFFLNVATAEQARSLFGNRAALAASEHERLAGIRDELDREVGALSTNGRIALEYGLRLAAMEKEWAEWAAGQVGGTPPAAEGDAPHGDRDTPSPTPRPSDGGRT; this is translated from the coding sequence ATGAGCCTTCGCCACGCCCTGCTCGGACTCCTCGTCGACCGGCCCGCGAGCGGGTACGACCTGATGAAGCTGTTCGACGACTCGCTCGCGAACGTCTGGCCGGCCACCCAGAGCCAGATGTACGGCGAGCTGGGCCGGATGGCGGCGGCCGGGCTGGTCGACGTCTCCGCGGAGGGGCCGCGCCGCCGCAAGGAGTACACGCTCACCGACCAGGGCCTCGCCGAGCTGCGGGAGTGGATGAGCGAGCCCGAACGGCCCCAGCCCCGCCGCAGCCGGCTGCTGCTGAAGGTGTTCTTCCTGAACGTCGCCACCGCCGAGCAGGCCCGGTCCCTCTTCGGCAACCGCGCGGCCCTCGCCGCGTCCGAGCACGAGCGCCTCGCCGGGATCAGGGACGAGCTGGACCGGGAGGTCGGCGCGCTGTCCACCAACGGCCGCATCGCCCTGGAGTACGGGCTGCGGCTCGCCGCGATGGAGAAGGAGTGGGCCGAGTGGGCGGCCGGCCAGGTCGGCGGGACTCCGCCGGCGGCCGAGGGGGACGCACCTCACGGCGACCGGGACACGCCCTCGCCGACGCCCCGACCCAGCGATGGCGGGCGCACCTGA
- the guaA gene encoding glutamine-hydrolyzing GMP synthase, translating into MPTASPAAAPDTVLVVDFGAQYAQLIARRVREARVYSEIVPCTTPVAEMLARKPAAIILSGGPSSVYAEGAPGIDPALFAAGVPVFGMCYGFQLMATALGGTVDNTGAREYGRTPLAVSKPGSTLFEGTPAEQSVWMSHGDACSAAPAGFAVTASTDVVPVAAFEDDERRLYGVQHHPEVMHSTYGQQVLEHFLYRGAGIDPSWTTGSVIDEQVTEIRARVGSSRAICGLSGGVDSAVAAALVHKAIGTQLTCVYVDHGLMRKGETEQVEKDFVAATGVQLKVVDAQERFLDALAGVSDPEQKRKIIGREFIRVFEQAQAEIVAEAPGDHPVRFLVQGTLYPDVVESGGGTGTANIKSHHNVGGLPEDLEFELVEPLRKLFKDEVRMVGAELGLPDEIVHRQPFPGPGLGIRIVGEVTRERLDLLREADAIAREELTAAGLDRDIWQCPVVLLADVRSVGVQGDGRTYGHPIVLRPVSSEDAMTADWSRLPYDTLARISTRITNEVAEVNRVTLDITSKPPGTIEWE; encoded by the coding sequence GTGCCCACAGCGTCCCCCGCCGCCGCACCCGACACCGTCCTGGTCGTCGACTTCGGCGCGCAGTACGCCCAGCTCATCGCCCGCCGCGTACGCGAGGCGCGGGTGTACAGCGAGATCGTGCCCTGCACCACGCCGGTCGCCGAGATGCTGGCCAGGAAGCCGGCGGCGATCATCCTCTCCGGCGGCCCCTCGTCGGTCTACGCGGAGGGCGCCCCGGGCATCGACCCGGCGCTGTTCGCGGCCGGGGTCCCCGTCTTCGGCATGTGCTACGGCTTCCAGCTGATGGCCACGGCCCTCGGCGGCACGGTCGACAACACCGGCGCCCGCGAGTACGGCCGCACCCCGCTCGCCGTCTCCAAGCCCGGCTCCACCCTGTTCGAGGGCACCCCGGCCGAGCAGAGCGTCTGGATGTCGCACGGCGACGCGTGCAGCGCCGCCCCCGCCGGCTTCGCGGTCACCGCGTCCACCGACGTCGTCCCCGTCGCCGCCTTCGAGGACGACGAGCGCAGGCTCTACGGCGTCCAGCACCACCCCGAGGTGATGCACTCCACCTACGGGCAGCAGGTCCTGGAGCACTTCCTGTACCGCGGCGCCGGCATCGACCCGTCCTGGACCACCGGCAGCGTCATCGACGAGCAGGTCACCGAGATCCGCGCCCGGGTCGGCAGCAGCCGCGCCATCTGCGGCCTGTCCGGCGGGGTGGACTCCGCGGTCGCCGCAGCCCTGGTCCACAAGGCCATCGGCACCCAGCTCACCTGCGTCTACGTCGACCACGGCCTGATGCGCAAGGGCGAGACCGAGCAGGTCGAGAAGGACTTCGTGGCGGCCACCGGCGTCCAGCTCAAGGTCGTCGACGCCCAGGAGCGCTTCCTCGACGCCCTCGCCGGCGTCTCCGACCCCGAGCAGAAGCGGAAGATCATCGGCCGGGAGTTCATCCGCGTCTTCGAGCAGGCCCAGGCGGAGATCGTCGCCGAGGCGCCCGGGGACCATCCGGTCCGGTTCCTGGTGCAGGGCACCCTCTACCCGGACGTCGTCGAGTCCGGCGGCGGCACCGGCACGGCCAACATCAAGTCCCACCACAACGTCGGCGGGCTCCCCGAGGACCTGGAGTTCGAGCTCGTCGAGCCGCTGCGCAAGCTCTTCAAGGACGAGGTACGGATGGTCGGCGCCGAGCTGGGGCTGCCCGACGAGATCGTGCACCGCCAGCCGTTCCCCGGCCCCGGGCTCGGCATCCGGATCGTCGGCGAGGTCACCAGGGAGCGGCTCGACCTGCTCCGCGAGGCAGACGCCATCGCCCGCGAGGAGCTGACCGCCGCCGGGCTCGACCGCGACATCTGGCAGTGCCCGGTCGTCCTGCTGGCCGACGTCCGCAGCGTCGGCGTCCAGGGCGACGGGCGGACCTACGGCCACCCCATCGTGCTGCGCCCCGTCTCCTCCGAGGACGCCATGACGGCCGACTGGTCCCGCCTGCCGTACGACACCCTGGCGCGGATCTCCACCCGCATCACCAACGAGGTCGCGGAGGTCAACCGCGTCACCCTCGACATCACCAGCAAGCCGCCGGGCACCATCGAGTGGGAGTAA